ATAGGCGGCGCGTTCGAGGCAGCGGGCCTTGTCGGCCGCCAGGCCATCGGCTTGGAGCAGCAGCGCGAACACGGCGTAGTCGCCGTTCTGGTCAAAACGGTCTAGGGCGTCGATCCAGCGTTGTACGGCGAGCAGGCCATCGAGGCGGATGACGGGGCTGATCCCGGCTTCTGTCATTTCCAGGGCGCCGTAGTACAGACCGTCGATGTCCAGGCGCTGGATGCGTTCGAGGAAGACCGATGAAAGCAGGCCGAGCGCGGCCAGGTGGCGAAAGCCATGGGTGAGGTCAACGCTGACCTTGCCCTCGCGCACGGAAGTGGCAATAGCCGTCAAGATCGCTCCCTGCCCTGTGGCGTCGCGACCGTAATCGATGATGCGCAGGTCGCAAGGCAAGCCCAGGGCGCGTTCGATCAGGGGCCGTGCGACATCGAGCATGGCCTGGGTGACGTGCTCGGCGGGCACGGCTTCGATGAGGGCGAGTCCGCGCTCGGCGTCAGGGTCGGACTCGGCCAGGTGCCCAAGCAGCACGTCCCACATGCTGCCGGCGGTGCCGAATAGGGCGAGGCGGTCGGGGTGCAGGTGGTCCTTGAGGGCGAGGCCGAAATAGGGCGTCTCGTGCTCGTCGCCGTTATCGAAACGGTAGCGGGCCTTGCGGTAACCGGTGGCCGGGTCGAGGCGCGCCTTGCCAAGAAAACTGATTAGGGTGTGAGTTGTCATCTGGCGTGGTCGGGTCCGATTGTTTCGCCGGGGTGTGCCTTGCCTTCCGCAGGTATTTCGCCAAACTGGATGGCGTTTGCCGCAAGCGCAAGGCGGTAGCGACGCGGGCGCTTGCCCCCATCACTAATCATGTATG
This genomic stretch from Chromatiales bacterium harbors:
- a CDS encoding TIGR02221 family CRISPR-associated protein — translated: MTTHTLISFLGKARLDPATGYRKARYRFDNGDEHETPYFGLALKDHLHPDRLALFGTAGSMWDVLLGHLAESDPDAERGLALIEAVPAEHVTQAMLDVARPLIERALGLPCDLRIIDYGRDATGQGAILTAIATSVREGKVSVDLTHGFRHLAALGLLSSVFLERIQRLDIDGLYYGALEMTEAGISPVIRLDGLLAVQRWIDALDRFDQNGDYAVFALLLQADGLAADKARCLERAAYYERTMNLSDARAQLQTFLPSLDAILSGASGLFQDALRQRLSWARGGGLFEHQARLARFYLNTGDYLRAAILAFEVVITRECGTRNLDLHDWDRGRGPASEMLEAELKAGLHRDEIRDAYWMLKNLRNGLAHGNPAQIDYYRRIIADPQRLPRELETAMERMLNTTGK